CAAGATTCAATCAAATGTATAAGCTTTTAACAAAATACAGTTACCAGAATACCTGAGGAGAGAAGGAAAGGCCATAAATCAACGATTACTAGTGCAAGCAAGAGGGAGAACAATAGAAAGGTAAAATAAATATTGGAAGAAAGAGGAAGATCAGAAATGTGAACTATGCATTTATTTGTTTAGAAACTTAAAACATATGATAACAGAGCATAGGAACTAGAAAGGGGTATTAATATAGAGGAAATATTGAGTGAGAAGGGATCAAAGAAAGTGATAGAAATCCTGAGAAAActggagagaaaaaagagaataAGGAGATAGATAAGCAAAGAAATTAATAGATATGAAAGCAATATGTATGAGTGAATGTTAACAGAGTTCCTTTTTATGGCCAGaagattgaaaataaattatttctatctatataaatattacataattaaatataacaaaataaaaaaatattatataattattaatttatttgtatttattatattaactaaaggagaaaatattattttgcattaacataatattttaatttatataacaAATTATAGAAAAACAGGATACAAAAATATAAGGTAAAATTATTGCTATCGCTAATGCTAAGCCTTAACTTACACCCTATCGAATACATCTGGCATATTTTAAGAAGTGAGATCTATAATCAGAAAATCCAGTTGAAAATATTTCTTAGCCAAAACCTAAAGTTTTACTTGCTCAAATGGAACTTTTACATACGATATTGGTTATTCAATTGACATTATTAAATGTCACAAAGAATAAAAGAGAAAATGCTaatcattaaataaatagatgaGGAAAAGAATCATTTCATATTTCTTTTCAGTGAAATGGGGTTGCAACAGAACAATTTGACTTTTCTTTTGAAGTATTTTGGTTGATGACTATACATTGACATTTATAAACTTTTcttttgcaatataaatgaatgTATATAAACCATATTTTAAATGAGAGATaaaacatttaaataaaatactttttaaACTTATTAAAGTATATAGAAAATTTGATATATGTATAAAtcatatagtatatttatttgttatatataaaataaataggaAACATAACATTTTACAGTTTGAACTTATACGCGTAGACGAAAATTTAAACGTAATTCTagacttaccttcaaaactTCGATTTCGTTTTCCTGTCGATCTTTAGAAGATTCGCAGAACATATTTCCCACAAATTTTTTCACATgatgttcaattaaaatgataaCGAATTCTTTATGAAATTTTCTAAACTATGGAAACAAAACTAATACCCGTAAGTACAACATTATTTTCATTAGTTTTTATATATAAGTAACACATCAAACAAAACTTTTAACAAGCAACGGTTTCAAAACAGTTCACAAAACTAAATACATTTGCCACTTCCTTTCAACGAACGCTACGAACATCCTACGCATTGCTAGGCTAGAATACTGTGCCATGCACACAAAACATTATTTACACACATCATGCATAGCTATTGTAACATAGCTATTGTATTTGCGGGAATTTCAAATTTCAAACAGTACTGTTGATATTAACACATTACTATGTTGTATTATACGTTAAGAGCATCTACAATGTTGAATGTTTAATATTATGATatgtttttaaattatataactAATCGTAAATCTATTGCCAGCAACCATGATTAAACTATTATAATAAGATAATTTATATAACTTTGAaacatttaaaaacttttaagGAAGTTAAAGAAATTTAGAAacagtaatttttttatgatgaaatataaaaaaatatatatccaataattaaattgaatactttagaaaaatattcttaaaaaatataattatatttcctCTTTGATATTATTGTCAGATTtagtacaatattatataatttatatgtatattgtttatataataatatctcttGAATTCAATGTATTCCattattaaattcaaattaaaaaaattagcaATTACATGTAAACAAATCAAATTAAAAACTACAATGGTGATTAAATACATATACATTATCATCCAAGTTTGCTTCAACCAAATACATGTAAAACGCTTGGTAGTGTACTTTGTGAGCAAATTTATGTCAATTTGGTACAATAACATCGCTTTTGGTTCGCATGGTGGAAATGGATGGCTTCGTATTTGGGAACAGCGCTTTGCGTTGCCAAATCAATGACAAACTTGGCGCACTCTTATAGCGAAACGTTTCGTTTGAAGAGGGCAGGTCGGTAGCAATTCATATGCCACATGTGGCTGTACGATTTGGCCTGGATTTGGCCCATATTTGGCATGGACAAGGGGTTAATGTCAAATCCGGTGTGCGGATGGCTCGCTATTTGACGTAACATCATATGATTAGATTCATGTCAAATTCAAGACAAATAGCTTAAGTACATATCTTTTAAATACATAAACTTCAATTACATGTAATTAAAAGAGCTTACTAACAAATTTGTGTCAACAagaaaacaattttataaagtacatagtatatgtatacatattttgAGTGTGTATTTACAAAATAAGAATGAAGTAACGcaatcaattattttcaaataatttgtttaaaaaaatgcaTCAAATGAAACTTACCCTGTTTCGAGAGGAGCTGTACTTTTTTGAATGCAAacggatttttatttaaattcaattgtCCTATAACATTTTGGTCTTTGAAGATCGTTCAAGATTATTTAATGCTGTTTAAATCTTTGTTAAACGCTCCAAAAGTTCTATCATCCTTCAACAACAATATTTAGGTCAATGAATTGACCTTGAAGTGCACTATCCGTTTACATAAAGAAATACAGTTCCGTTAAGAAAGACCGAGGTCACCTTGAAATTTCGAAAGCTTGTCCACCCAGCAAAAATTTGTGAACATTATAGGATGTCCCCCACGAAACAGGATAAATTTCATTTGACACATTTTTCCAAACAAACAGCTATAATTGAGGAAATAATTGAGTGCGCTATTTCaaatgggacactctgtatacagaattaaattaaaaatgatcaATGCCAATATGTATGGACATGAGGAACAATCGTTTTTGgtatacatttaattaaaaatgtattaaagaaataaaaaaacattTAATAGGTAAACTTAACAATATgcaacttaaataaatataaatttacaatATGTGTCCTACTTTTAAAATAAAGACGATTTGTTGTGACAGTGACATACACAAATACATATTGTATTAGTGACATCTTCAAATCGTCACCATATGTTACAAATGCATACACTTTATTTGATACCTGTTATCAATGGTCTAACCTGACGTAACATAACCTGTATTTTTTGTCTACGTTTAAAGGGTTATATCGTGCGTTAAACTGGAACTAGTATTTAACAAGAATTTTTTGTAAAAACAGTTTTTAAACAGTTTTAAAATTTCAAatcctattttttaaataaacaaatacaaggtttagctttattCTGCTCTAAAATCCGAATGTCTCATTACAGTGTGCTGGCAAAATTTGGATAACGACTGTGTACataaatctttccattttaactGTGTAAGAGTTAAATAGTGACTGCAAAATGGTTCTCGCAGATTTAGGTCGCAAAATTACATCTGCTTTGCGATCTTTAAGCAATGCAACTGTTATCAATGAAGAGGTAAGTATTTATTTCTGAACATAACCTAAACTTTAATTTTGacatacagataataataaaaacatttaagCAATATGGAAAACactgttattttataattttgtaatttatttgttCAACAACATCTTTATTTTCGAAGATAAATAATATAGTTACAAGAAACATAGATTTTTGttagtaataaaatttttatatatatgtaaatataaatattaaatgatattttatgTTTTCCTATTGTAAGAAAAATGttgaattaatatttaaacaaaataataattcatGAATTGTTTACAAAGTATACACATAATTATGGTGTTTAATAATAGAAGCATTCTAATTAGTTAACATATGTTTTAAATGATTCAATCAATCAGACATTATTTTATATGGTTTCTATAATTGAAACATCAATTATAATCACATACACTTGACTAACAGATAATAAATagtttttctaaatttttatttaaatgtttatgtattttatatttatacgaaAGGATATTGAATTAGTTTAATAAAACTGATTAACTATCAATAAATCACAATGAGTAACATTACTCTCACTGATAATTATgttaaaatttttaaacaatattgTTCAATAATAAGATACTATTAAAGTTTCAAGGCAAAGAACTAAAACGTGGCAAATCAAAATtcatactatattattaattagagcaattttttaaaatctttttcTGATATGATAAAAAATAGTCTACatataatatgttaatatattattagataCATAGGATAACAAAGAAGGTTGAAAATACATCGCACAAAATTTTTGaagaatttaattttaattattattacaattatttgttCATACATGAAAAACAGTTTTTGTAAAGGCAGTTATACACATTGTTGCATATCTGAAAGGTTCACCTGTACAGTATACCAAGAATAAATCGAAAATTGATTCTTTTTATCTATGTCAGAGTTCAAACTGTAGTATGTGTGTGTGAAGCTTGCGTGCACAGGTTTCAATTTTCAGTTAAAAATGTCATCAAATTGTAAGCATAACCAAATTATTAAAGATCTAATTGAGGTATATAAATCAGAACCTTGTCACTAGCAAACAAAGAGCAAGGATTATTATGATCGTTCAAAGAGTGAGGCTGCTTATGCAAAATTAGTaaagaaattgaagaaattagaGCCTGATGCTGTTAAGGATACTGTAGTTAAAAAGATTGATATAATCTCAGAAGCAACATACATAAATAGAgaaattaatatgaagcatCATCTTGTGCCGATGTTATGGATTAACAAATTGTTGGAAGCTCTGCAGTTTATCCTTACACTTATGAACACTTATTCTATGCAGATATACCTGTGCACCTCATAGATAATCTGTGCAGGTAAACCATAATGTGTATGATCGACTTAAGTCCTTCTGCAAAAAAATATAAGTTCAATCATCACTATCAGAAAGAACAGATATTACCAGATAGGTATAGTCAGTGAGTGTGTCCATTAATGTgttgataatatttattattttacttatAGGTCCTTAATTCTATGTTAAAAGAGATATGTGCTGCATTGTTGGAGGCAGATGTTAATATAAAACTTGTAAAGAAATTAAGGGAAAATGTGCGCTTCGTTATTGATTTTGATGACATGGCAGGTGGTCTTAATAAGAGGAGAATGATACAAAGTGCTGTGTTTAAAGAACTTGTAAAGGTAACAACAacatgttattatttattaggaAGTATATTGTTATACTTTTCTATTCCAAAAGAATAAGTAAATATCAAAAATTGTTAACATTGATTTTAccaaaatcaaaatttttatgaaCTTTATTGTAACTTGCAACTTTCTTATGACTTGTACATTGAGTATTGtccttattttcttatttttcaaaACCATTTagaattattctttattttgtTAAGGAATTCCTGGGTTTAAACACAAAATAcatttaaaaatgtaaattcATTAAAAGTAAAAttcaaagcaactttttcttgcGTTGTTATTAATATATGATACTTTCGGGGTATTTAAATTGGTATAAAGATTTCAAATACTtacaattaatagaaatttttattaattttaaagtTTTTATAATATACCAAATGTGATTTTTTACAGTTGATTGATCCAGGTGTAAAAGCTTATCAGCCTGTAAAAGGAAGACCAAATGTTATCATGTTTGTTGGTTTGCAAGGTTCAGGTAAAACTACTACTTGCACAAAACTCGCATATcattatttaaagaaaaattggAAAGCATGCTTAGTTTGTGCTGACACGTTCCGTGCTGGTGCTTATGATCAAATAAAACAGAATGCAACAAAAGCTAGAATTCCATTTTACGGGAGGTttgtaaaattacaatttattgtGTTTGCATGTACAATATTTATTCGGtagtttttttttcaatttttctcacTATATTAAATAGTGagacaaataaaaaatacagtTATTACCTTTACAAATGTAAGTATTATTTTCTTAGTTACACAGAAGTAGATCCAGTAGCAATAGCACAGGATGGTGTGGAAACATTTAAAAAAGAGGGTTACGAAATCATTATTGTTGATACGAGTGGCAGACACAAGCAGGAAGAGTCATTGTTTGAGGAAATGCTTCAAGTTGCTAATGCTATTGTAAGTACTTTAGTAAATATATGTCCAGTTATGTGTCGCAAGTCTATGGTGAAGCTTCCCTCAATTTTACTTGCCCCTGAATAATTTGGCAGACAAAGTAAAAGATGTTGAAAGTGAatgggatatatatatatatatatatttatatatttattccaAGATTAATTTAAACACTATATTTCATTTTGATTTAAATTCCCCTAATTATTCAAGTAATCATCATTATTTTCAACAATCACTCAGACTTTTCTTGTATCGGATTGGAATGAGATAATACCTGAAGTATTAACTTAGATTTATTCTTTAGagtgtatataatattaaatcatattattattaaattattattaaattaaatcattttcaataatttgtGTCTTAATTATtgtttgtatattttttttctatGAGAAGTGAAAGCAAAATTGTTTTCAGCAACCAGACAATATCATCTTTGTAATGGATGCGACAATAGGGCAGGCTTGCGAAGCTCAAGCGAAAGCTTTTAAAGAACGTGTAAATGTTGGTTCTCTAATCATTACAAAACTTGATGGTCATGCAAAAGGTGGAGGGGCTCTCTCAGCGTAAGTTTCACTCATTTTTAAATTTGTTTGAGTATAGTATTTTTATGGAAGTACTTCACATTATAGAACTTCTAAGTAAATTTTGATTTCATAAAATTTCACATATTATTGTACGTTTTTCTAGGGTTGCTGCGACACAAAGTCCAGTGATTTTTGTAGGTACAGGAGAACACATAGATGATTTAGAACCTTTTAAAACGAAACCTTTCATCAGTAAACTGCTAGGCATGGGTGACATAGAAGGCCTCATAGACAAAGTAAATGAATTAAATCTTGATGATAATGAAGAATTACTTGAAAAAATCAAGCATGGTCAGTTTACATTGAGGGATATGTACGAACAGTTTCAAAATATCATGAAAATGGGTCCATTTTCTCAACTAATGGTTAGTATCGTTCCCATAGTAAATTTATGTATGTTTTTAGTttcacattaatattaataattatctcACATTCTTtttcatatttaatattaaattaagttCATTAAGTTTATAGAATTTAATTTTTGCATGTGATTTTGCACGAATGATTATAATGTGCAATAAGAATTTAATGTCACACACAAAATcttgatttctttttttaaagtaatcttatataaaagtaaaaataaaaaatgtatatatgtatacacatcTATTGCACAGTGATCATACAGCATCAAAAAACGAATTACAGAAATATGCATGAATTATTTGTTCATGCAatagaataattttattagctTGTGATCTTGCACAATTACATTTATGAATGCATTACTATCGATTTAAATGGCTTCAaaccaaaataatttttaaatagggGATGATTCCTGGCTTAAGTCAAGATTTTATGTCAAAAGGTTCAGAACAAGAGTCCATGGCTAGGTTAAAACGTTTAATGACCATTATGGATAGTATGAATGATTCAGGTATGTTTTTTTTGCAGTTAAGATAATGGTTactatatttaaaaattgttataattttatttattatgttcGTTCAATTTTACACGGGAAGTTCATACATTAACTAGTCAGCATTTTTCTCTTAAACTGTAAAGAtggaaaaaaatgtaaaaatggcATTGTTTTTTGTAAACGATATAATGGTATATATTAATTTGTTGAGTTTTTAGTATTTTTTgaataatgaaaatattttgtattaatagAATACATTTCATGTTTAATGTGAACGGTTTTGCATCGTTACTGTCAAAGTGTTTATTTCTATTAATTGTATATTCGCCGAATGATTTCTGCTTTTATTTTGTAAAATGTTTAAtgatattataatgtaatatattgttatttgaGAGAAGAAATGGTAAATATGATGTATATGTAGTTATTATGAGTACGATCAAAATAAAAGATACAGAAAATAAAGTATTATGAAGAATATTTAGAATAATTTGTAAAAAATGAGAAACATAGTTATAGAAAAACTCTATCTGAAAAAAAGAAATTCtaaatattaacaaaaatttatgttgcatttcatttaaaaatatctaGCACGTCTTTATTTTTCATATAATAGTACAAGGATACAAATTTCATTACTTTTTCCACATTcttatcgtttatttaaaaaaggcTGATTAGTAAATACATGAACATCCAATGAACTAGAATATAGAATGCTTCTAGGGCCTGTTAACATTAACCAATATTTGTAGAATTAGACAGTAGAGATGGTGCCAAATTATTTAGCAAACAGCCAGGCAGGATAGTCAGAGTGGCCCAAGGCTCTGGAGTCACGGAAAAAGAAGTCAAAGATTTAATTACACAGTACACGAAATTCGCAGCTGTTGTAAAGAAAATGGGTGGTATTAAAGGGTTATTTAAAGCAGGAGATATGACCAAGAATGTAAATTCCACACAAATGGCAAAATTAAATCATCAAATGGCAAAAATGATGGATCCACGAGTCTTGCATCAAATGGGTAAGTCATTTACAAATTGAATGTTCTTATAATGTTATCTTACTATCATCAAGTACTTTCTAAACTACTGTATATTTACTGTAATGGTTTTTGCTGGAAGTTTGTCGATCAAAATAATTAAGTcaacagatacttgtgaaatcTGCCAGTTTTCAGTTAGAGATGAAGAGcttgttgaaaaaatatatcATACTTAGAAACTGCATTTGGAATTGTGGTCATAGTTCAGTTAGTTACATAAAGGAAACCTTGAGACAAAAACAAGTTGACTTGAGTCATTACAATCTAGTCATCTTTGCTCAATATCAAGAAGAAATTGCATGATAGCCCAAGGAATTAGGAGATGCATTgtaaatgtaaaaatgttaattctgaagtatatttttatatcatagAAAATTTTCTGatactaaatatattttttgaataatttttttcaatgtaaTAATACAAGTTTCTACTGCAACAAAACAGTGCAAAATTGTTTGGAAAACAATGCAATTAAATACACAAAATGGTTAAGAAACAGTGTAGACTAAGCCCTTTAGAAAATTTTAGATAACATGAAAAAGATTAATAAGTATTAAAAATTCCAATAACTTAAATGATTCTCatgaaataatcaaaatttcatAGGATGTTTCACAAAACGTTAGAAGATATTAActaataatatgaatattaaGGAAATTATTGTTTATCTCGATGCAAATTTGTA
This genomic stretch from Megalopta genalis isolate 19385.01 chromosome 5, iyMegGena1_principal, whole genome shotgun sequence harbors:
- the Srp54k gene encoding signal recognition particle 54k, whose amino-acid sequence is MVLADLGRKITSALRSLSNATVINEEVLNSMLKEICAALLEADVNIKLVKKLRENVRFVIDFDDMAGGLNKRRMIQSAVFKELVKLIDPGVKAYQPVKGRPNVIMFVGLQGSGKTTTCTKLAYHYLKKNWKACLVCADTFRAGAYDQIKQNATKARIPFYGSYTEVDPVAIAQDGVETFKKEGYEIIIVDTSGRHKQEESLFEEMLQVANAIQPDNIIFVMDATIGQACEAQAKAFKERVNVGSLIITKLDGHAKGGGALSAVAATQSPVIFVGTGEHIDDLEPFKTKPFISKLLGMGDIEGLIDKVNELNLDDNEELLEKIKHGQFTLRDMYEQFQNIMKMGPFSQLMGMIPGLSQDFMSKGSEQESMARLKRLMTIMDSMNDSELDSRDGAKLFSKQPGRIVRVAQGSGVTEKEVKDLITQYTKFAAVVKKMGGIKGLFKAGDMTKNVNSTQMAKLNHQMAKMMDPRVLHQMGGVPGLQNIMKQLQQGGAGGLGNLMGGFGGKS